The sequence below is a genomic window from Bombus pyrosoma isolate SC7728 linkage group LG9, ASM1482585v1, whole genome shotgun sequence.
ACCCTTAGTCCAAGTAACTGAATAAACAATTGACGAAATCGCCGAAATACCACGATAAAAACCTACGACATATATCTTGATAAAATACTTCtttaaaatcgatatttttcttcttaatctTTGTTCTTAATCGTCGCTCGTTCTTAAACTGGAGCATACGCTCAAAATACCTAAAATATCGACTCGAAGGTAGCCGCTGAAACTACcttcgtttaaatattccgTAAACACAGCGAACCAAGCGAAAGGTCGTTCGTCGGGCCCGAAGGAATAGCGCGAAGCGTGTccacgaagaaaaaggaagaaagacagaaaaagtcacagagagaaaaggagtGGTACAACGATAGACCTACGTGCTATTCGACATGTACATAGTAGTAGCCTCTAGCAAGCCCTTGAAGCCCCCCTCGCTCAACGGCGACCGTTGGTTCGCGTTTGGTTCGCAGGGGCCCCGCGCGTACGTAGCCTAAATGTAGGCGGTGGTGTAGGTAGCGCGTGAAGGTGCTGTCAGGACTCTGGAGGTCAGGATTCCCGTCGAGCAGAGATCTTTCGGCACGAAGGAGCCACCACCGACTACGGTCACTTCCGGGATCTCGGTGATGGCTCGGCTcgtttcgtcgtcgtcgtcgtcgtcgacgtcgtcgtcgccgccgTTCAGACGACTCCGATCTTCGTCCTCGCTCACCGTTCTCCGCACGTCTTTCGTCCCACTGTCGTTCCCCTCTGCGACCGTTCCACCCTTGTCCGTTTCCACGAACGATCTCTTCGACACCGAACTacccttcttcttcctcgacTTCTTCGATCCTACCCTCTGATGATGACCACGCGACAATTCCACCTCCTTCTTCGACTCtcttatctttctctcttgcaCGTTCGAGGATATCGCGGCAAGACTCTTCGTCGTAGCCGAATCTGTTTTAGGCTCGTCGTCTCGCGCCATATCCTCGTCTTTCGTCTTCTTCGAGCTCGGATTCTCGTCCGAACGATGTTCGACGAGGATAAGGTCGTGATCCTCGCGTTGATCGGAACTCCTGATCTCTAACGCGAGCTCGGAAGCAGAGAAATTGGAGCTCTCCTCCAAACTGGCATCCGTGCGATGTTGTTCGGAACTGTTGCTAGAGGTAACTATCAGCAGCGACTGGTTACCGCTGCTAGATACCTGACACTGATCATCCAACGACCACGAGGCATTGATGGACGTTGTCGGACTGCTAGAATCAGCCGTTCGATAAACGTTCGTCTTGTCTACGATGAAATGCTGAGCCAGGTCCGCGGTTCGGGAACGTAGTAACGAGGTGATGTGTTGCGGGACTATCGAGGACAACGACGATGTCGATGACGATGGTGCGGGGATCAGGCTACAGGTGTCGGATAGAGCGGTACGCACGGGGGTGCTGGTTACGTAGGATTGCGTAGTATCGAAAGTAGCGACAGGCGTGACTGATCTTGCGTTTACGCACTTTGCCGCGTGATTCTCGGCCAGGCACTTGGACGCCCGGGCCTCCTGCAGCTCCCGTCTCAGCGCCAGAGTCTCTTCCTCGAACGCGGCGATCTCGCGGCCTTCGTTGCTACGTGCCAATCAACACACAATTTCCACcatgtttatatatacatatgtgttcAGCACGCGGAGATCGCGCGCGCGTATTATCCATTAGACGGCGTATTTGTGTTTTGTTGGTTCTGCGTTTTGTGGGTGGGTGTTTGGTGCATGCGGTCCCATTTTCACGTGCAGGGTGTAAATAATTGAGAAAGTGCGGGTGCAAAGAGAAGATGGAAGGATAAGAAAGCTGGGAGATGGTATCgtgcatttcttttttctttttcgtttttaagtGGGTGAAGTTTCTCTCGAATTTCAAGACAGAATTATAGCATTTCTCAAATTCAGGTTCAGTGGATGAAGGTTTGCGACAAGCGAGTTACTAAATATCCAAGTGATCTGCAATAATTTCCGACTAATTCACTTACAAACAGCGAGTGTTTTCGCAGAAGCTTTCCGTTAAAATGACGATTCGTAAGCGTTCGCTAGATGGTTTTAGAGTTAGAGAGCAGTGTCGCAAGATGCTATTTAGTTTGGAAATCATTTAGCGAGAAAAATCTTTAAGAGGATCTTCGAATAGCTTTTAAGCAACAAGTGGCGACTCGTTTAAGCGTTTGCTCGGCgatttaaattgaaagaatgttactgcgataaaattaaataattactcgGTAAGTAACTAACGTCTGTGAAGGTAAATTCTATACCGACGTGTATATTAGATTTTCTGAACGCAtttagaaaggaaagaatagtATGGCCGTATGATAATACGCTAGATACATAGCTGTTTAGTGATGAACGTTTCAAGATTGGTTTTTTACAATGATTTTTGAAAGAGGGATGAATACCAGTTTGCAAAGGGAACGACTTTCCGAGTTCAAACTTAAATCTAAGAGAAGAAAGTTAAAGCAATTTTAGCTAGGCAATTAATTTAGTggttttgaaaaataagagataaATCGCAACTCGCAAGCATTCCGTGAGATCAGAAATTAGCGGTTGGTTTCTTAAAAGAtcttaaagaaaaatgtctaAAAGTACTTTTCTTTCATAGAACAGGCTGAAAAGCGGAAAAATGTGGTAGAAGCTCGAGTGATTATCTGAGAAGTTCTAGCTAACGTGTTAGTTAGTGCgcttaataattttgtagttCGGATGGTTTCGGTTATTAAATGTTCgtgtgatattttatttagagaaATGAATGCTTCTACATTACAAAGCTACAAAGGCGGGTTATTGCATGCTGGTTGTTAGTAATAGATCAAAGTAATTAATTCGGTGATCAGAGATTTCctataagaaaattgaatatattgtatatatatcttctaTGTTATAGAccagaaaggaagaaataaagttCTAGCAACACGGTTGGTGACCAATCTTCTACGttaaatcaacaaaaattgcAACGAGATGTTTTACTCAAATTAGAAGTAAATTCTTGCTACTACCATAAAAAATGTCAAGTAGTAAATAAAAACACGtgtaaaattgcaaagtacatttttaattaacgaaacgcTCCTTTCAGGCGGCAAAGAAATCTAACAATAGATAAAACGatgtaaataatagaaatatcataATTCCGTTGGACCTGCTAAAATGCAGTTAAACGGGAAAACGACGCGAAAGAAACGGAGGGCgagaatggaaaaaaattggaaaaaaataaaagaaaaagactacgatcttgtacaatttttctccTGGTTAAGAAAAAGATCCAATAAAAATGTctaataaagaaaaggaaagtatATCACAATATGCGACGgcaaatcaaatttcaaaattgcttCCACCAATCAAACGTagggaaataaattatttcgacaAAGTTACTTTCCCGTGAAACTCCACGCTTATCGCTCGTGATCgcgcaatttgaaaaacgttcgatcgatataAATTCCATGTGGAACATCTATCGatatcgatgatattttacaagatttaAATTCACCGCGAAATGTATACTAGATGAAAAACCACGTGTAAAACAATCCACAAAACCtgtatttgataaaagaagaaacgatgaaGAAGTAGCAAAGTTTATTACAGGAATTTGCAAAAATCATGCCAAACTATAACTGGGTACTCACTTTACGTTCAGCTTCAGCATGGCAACTTCTTCCTCCAGTTTTGCTATTCGCCTGtcgctttcttctttctcctccgTCAGTTTCATTATTTGATTCTGAAACGATTCGACGATTCGTGCGTTCATAAATGTTCTTTCGTTAACGTGAcagtttttattatatttgggaacgatttgaaaattattggcAAATTTGTGAATCTGTTAGAGATacagagatataaaaataaagatgtacACAGGTTTAATGAATTCTAAGACGGTCGGCTGGAAGAAATCTTTCCCGATGTTCCTTCCCGTCGGAAGAAAACGAggataaagataaaagataaggGAGGCAATAATACTCGGCACAGATAAGATGGCTCGGCACGTTTCGAAAGAAATCAAACAATTTACATAGCAACCTGCAATTTTTCACGAGATAACGTTTTACTGGCTTAGATCTCTTTGCTCGTACGATTCCCTAGAACGTGCTCGCAATTACCAAGTACCGTggaagagaaataatatttttgaaaagaagCATTTACGATATTCGTTTGCACGTGGTACGATAATTGATTTTCAAGTACGCACGCACGTACGTattgtacgttatacggtatcccTTAAAATCCGCTTAAATTTCTCCATCTAACGCCAGTCGCGATGAAAGTTAAAGGATTAAGCAACACAGGGAACGTCCTTCGATCGTAATTTTCGAAGATGTAACGAAAATACCAATTGAGCGTTCTTCGTGTGAAATGTTCGTTTCAAGACATCGGAttctgaaattataaaatactcgtTTTCTCCGAAGTAACACTCCTTTATCCTGCAATCGTGAACGCTCTCTTCGAtggcaataaaaattcattggcGACGTAAAAGAAAATCCTTTTGTGAACagcagaaaatgaaaatgtccGAGACGGTGCGAAGGACAGGATTCCGTGAATCGTCGCGACGGCCACTTGGCCCGCGTGAAAACGCGTCGAAATGCCAGAAAGCGAACATGGCAGAAATTTACATGGTCGAAAGTGGAAGGTCCCGGAGGTTCAATTACGGAGATTGGCAACGAGACGAAGAGAGGCTAGCATGGCGCGGACGGCCATCGCTTCGGCTGATGAGGCTAATGGATGGTTGAAACCCGAGAAgacagaaaaggaaaagaggggGAGGAAGGAGGCCAAGGGAGAGGCCGTGACAGCCGCTAAGTGCCTCATCCTTCACCCTTCCTCGTCCCTCGACGCATCGTAACACACGGGGCGAAGCGTTCTCTTCCTCTATCTTCCTTTCTACCCCCGTAGCTGACACCCTCATGTGAAACCTAATCATTTTTACCAAACGTCACGGATATTTCGTATTACGTCTACATTAGGTTCTCCGGTATCAGGCTGGGTTTTTATCGAGAACACGAAGCTGCCTTTCGTTTCCTCGGTGAGACCAATTAGGGGATGAAGACGATTTTTACTGCGATGGCAGCAGGAGAACGCAATTGGAGTAAGAGTAAGTTTCGAGTCTTTAAATCGAAGGGGCTGCTATAATATGGagattcgttttttttttttttt
It includes:
- the LOC122570806 gene encoding uncharacterized protein LOC122570806 isoform X2; the protein is MDKRLDASRLENREDVTSHSKKNKKRFSKKSSMLNSWMNNIQNNQNNDIVPGMEYPHLLWQSNMPQNFQNNGQRLFTTTSDPSMCGYTQMPMTYTMEPVSLPTMYRLYQPVPVSGIRAVHSRPRRHCNQNQPLNLNMNSMANGYTSLQENGGGSPVPPNYQNGDYASLPPTANKNNGINGDEVNSEHRRYSDPGLGSAEAPVQSQSEDSDSADSGSSITTVGRSNKLVLSLIEQMTELKKSNNQLFKELNETKSEIGSMKTKLAVCSSSDYQPGMLSDFIREIRQANKTYEEVLVSKVKFMIEEKLNQSSLEVANLNNQIMKLTEEKEESDRRIAKLEEEVAMLKLNVNNEGREIAAFEEETLALRRELQEARASKCLAENHAAKCVNARSVTPVATFDTTQSYVTSTPVRTALSDTCSLIPAPSSSTSSLSSIVPQHITSLLRSRTADLAQHFIVDKTNVYRTADSSSPTTSINASWSLDDQCQVSSSGNQSLLIVTSSNSSEQHRTDASLEESSNFSASELALEIRSSDQREDHDLILVEHRSDENPSSKKTKDEDMARDDEPKTDSATTKSLAAISSNVQERKIRESKKEVELSRGHHQRVGSKKSRKKKGSSVSKRSFVETDKGGTVAEGNDSGTKDVRRTVSEDEDRSRLNGGDDDVDDDDDDETSRAITEIPEVTVVGGGSFVPKDLCSTGILTSRVLTAPSRATYTTAYI
- the LOC122570806 gene encoding uncharacterized protein LOC122570806 isoform X1, yielding MDKSRLDASRLENREDVTSHSKKNKKRFSKKSSMLNSWMNNIQNNQNNDIVPGMEYPHLLWQSNMPQNFQNNGQRLFTTTSDPSMCGYTQMPMTYTMEPVSLPTMYRLYQPVPVSGIRAVHSRPRRHCNQNQPLNLNMNSMANGYTSLQENGGGSPVPPNYQNGDYASLPPTANKNNGINGDEVNSEHRRYSDPGLGSAEAPVQSQSEDSDSADSGSSITTVGRSNKLVLSLIEQMTELKKSNNQLFKELNETKSEIGSMKTKLAVCSSSDYQPGMLSDFIREIRQANKTYEEVLVSKVKFMIEEKLNQSSLEVANLNNQIMKLTEEKEESDRRIAKLEEEVAMLKLNVNNEGREIAAFEEETLALRRELQEARASKCLAENHAAKCVNARSVTPVATFDTTQSYVTSTPVRTALSDTCSLIPAPSSSTSSLSSIVPQHITSLLRSRTADLAQHFIVDKTNVYRTADSSSPTTSINASWSLDDQCQVSSSGNQSLLIVTSSNSSEQHRTDASLEESSNFSASELALEIRSSDQREDHDLILVEHRSDENPSSKKTKDEDMARDDEPKTDSATTKSLAAISSNVQERKIRESKKEVELSRGHHQRVGSKKSRKKKGSSVSKRSFVETDKGGTVAEGNDSGTKDVRRTVSEDEDRSRLNGGDDDVDDDDDDETSRAITEIPEVTVVGGGSFVPKDLCSTGILTSRVLTAPSRATYTTAYI